The sequence below is a genomic window from Sorangiineae bacterium MSr12523.
GCGTCGCTCGGGCGTCACGCGGCGCTTCGAAATGGACGGCCGCAGCCCGGGCGACCACCAGGGGAAAGTCCGTGACGTCGATGACGGGGCCATCTCCCAGGACGAGGGCGTGCTCGATGACATTGCGCAGTTCGCGGACGTTGCCCGGCCAGGGGTAGCGACGAATGGCCTCGAGGGCCTCGGGCGAGAATCCCGTGATGCGGCGGCCGCTGCTGGCGGCGAAGTCGCCCAGGATCTGCTCGGCGAGAAGGATGACGTCGTCGCCGCGCTCGCGCAGGGACGGAACGGTGGTCTTGATGACGGAGATACGGAAATACAAATCTTGGCGGAAGCTGCCATTCGCGATCATCTCTTCGAGATCGCGGTTCGTGGCGGCCAAAATTCGCGCCTGCATGGGAATCGACTTCGTCGAGCCGAGGCGCTCGAATTGTTTCGCTTCCAATACGTGAAGCAATTTGGCCTGGCTCGCGAGGGGCAATTCGCCAATTTCGTCCAAGAAAAGCGTGCCGCGTTCGGCGGCCTCGAATGCGCCGGCCTTGGAGGCGACGGCGCCCGTGAATGCGCCGCGGCTATGGCCGAACAATTCGCTTTCGATCAGGTTCTCCGGAATGGCTGCACAGTTGAGCGCTCGAAACGGTTCCGTCTTGCGAGGACCCGATTCGTGAATGAGCCGTGCGACGAAGCTTTTGCCTGCACCGGTCTCGCCCAGCAAGAGAACGGTGGCATCCGAGACTGCGAGTCTCGGAATCATGCGGACGACCTCCTCCGCGCTGGCTGATGCTCCGAGAAACGCCCGCGCGCTGCCGACGGCTTGGCGGCGGTAGGTTTCACGCTCGTCTTGAACTTGATGCAGCGTTGCAATTTGTGCGAATCGCGAGGAGCAAAGGGCCGCTGCGATGACGAGTAGTCGACGTAGGGAATCCTTCACCTGGTCGACGGGCACGCGCGTCGTGAATGCGAGCCAACCTGTCGGCGCCCCGTGGGTGGGGACGAAGATGGTCGTCCCATTCCTGTCCGCCTGCGCCTCCGGAACGGGCTCCACCTCGCCGGCGGACGGTGGCGGTCGGTTCACGGCCAAGATTTTCGCGTCGTCGCAACCAAGTTGTCCCTTGGCCCAGCCGTCGAGGGCCGCCTCGAGCTCCGCAACGCTGACTGCGCCGCCGATGGCGCTGTTGAGCGCGAATACGGCTGCGAGGCCTCGCACGTCGGTGGCCTGGCCGCTGAGCAGGGCGGGCAGGTTGATCGTCGTCCCGTGGTAGTCGTGGATGCTCGGGAGCTCGGCTTCACCCGAGGTGCCGGCCACGACGATCACCGTTTCACCCACGACGATGGGCTCACCGATTCCAACTTCCGCCTCGAACACCTCGCGATCGTGTACGAGGAGGGGGGTCGCACCGTCGCAGACGCGCACGTAGGCGCCACCCTGCGTTGCGTGCACGTGGAAGTGATGTCGCGACACACTGCGGTCGCTGAGTACGAGGTGGGCCTCGCGCGACCTCCCGACCGTCTTTACCTGCTCATGAATGATAGCCTGCGTTCCGGCATCCGGGCCGCGGGCCACCACCAAACGTGCACTTGGACCAGCTTTCACGAGGCTGGGATACCACACAGTCGTGTCTCACTCGAATTCCGGCCCGCTTAATGGCGGTTCCGGCACCTGCGTCGAAACCCACCGCCAGCCGCCTTGACGCACCTACCTTGGTCCTGTGAAGTTCTGCGAGGGCCGATGCCGACGCCGCCTTCCCGTTCCGCGAGTTCTCACCGTGCGCTCGCACGCATTGGGACAATCGTCCAGAAATGCCGCATCGAGCGGGTGATCGGGATGGGCGGCATGGCCGTTGTGTACGCTGCGACACGGGACGACGGAGTGCGCGTCGCGATTAAGTTTCTTCTCGAGCACGCTCGCGACAACCCGGACATGGTGCGGCTGCTTCGTAGGGAGGCGAACGTGGCCAACCAAGTCGGGCATCCTGGCGCGGTACCGGTGCTGGACTGCAACGTGGACGAGGAGGGCTGCGTGTTCCTCATCATGCCGTTGCTCGAGGGTGAGAGCGTGCGTGCACGGTGGGAGCGTGCGGCCTTTCGCATGCCGCTCATGGAAGTCGGGGCGCTTGTGTCAGATGTGCTCGACGTGCTCGCGAGTGCGCATGTGCGCGAGATCGTTCACTGCGATATAAAGCCGGAGAATCTCTTCATTGCTTCGGAGGGCGATACGCGTGTGCTGGACTTCGGGATCGCCCGGCGCACCGATCGCGATGGAAGTGCCACAGCGACGGGTCAGATGATCGGCACGCCCGCGTTCATGTCGCCCGAGCAGGTTCTCGGAACGCGCGATAAACTTGGTCCCGCAAGCGATTGCTGGGCCGTCGGAGCGACCATCTTCTCGCTGCTGTCCGGTGAGCTCGTCCATGGCGCGGAAGGTCCATCCGCGCAGATTGCCGCCGTCGCAACGCAACGCGCGCGCTCAATTGGCGATGTGCTCCCGAGCCTTCCGCCATCCGTGGTGCGGTTCATCGACAAGGCCCTGGCGTTCGAGGCGAAAGACCGGTGGCCATCGGCGCGTGAGATGCGCGAAGCATGGCACGCGGCTGTGGAAGGTGCCTTCGGGGAGCCCGTCGATGACCTCACCATGCGCGTTCGCGCGCAGTTCGCTGCCGAGTTGTCACAGGAGGTGGAAGCGACTCGCGTCAACCGTGCGCCTTCGACGGAAAAACCAAAATCGACGATTCCGACGTCACGTTCTAGCTGGCACAGATTCGTGCATCCGGACATCGAAGCGAGGGCACGCATCCCGCAGCTTTTCGGCGGGATGACCGACTCCGCCAATCGGGTCTTAGCCGAGCTCGGCCTCGGTCAATTTACCGAGGCGGGGTGGTTCATTCCCGATACGCGATTGTGGTGGCCCATGGATCGTCACGTCGCCGCGACCCACGCGCTCATCGAGGCCGTCGGTCCCATCAAAGGGATGGACATCGGCAAGCGGGCCGAGAAATTCGTCGATCTCCCGCCGGATCCGATGATGCACAACATCTACGCGACCTTGGAAGCCATCGATGTGGCTTACCATCTCAATCATCGAAGAAACGGTGAGCCGTTGTTCGATATCGAATCAGGTCGCATGGTCGAAGGTATTGGGCATTACCATTACCGAGGAAAAGGCGACACCGATCTATCCATCGTGATGGAGTGCGAAAATCCGTATCCCTGCGAGATGGACCACGGCATCATTCTGGGCTTTGCCCGACGCTTCCAGCCGCTCGCCGTCGTGGAACACGTCCCGGGTCGCTGCCGCAAAGACGGGGCCGATAGCTGCGTCTACCACGTCAGCTGGTGGTGACCTGACATGGCCGCGCGTGGCCGCGGACGAAAATAGAGCGCCCCTCCAAGAGAGGTGGTGGAATTGGTCATAGTGGAGGGGCGCTCGCCATGGCCTTGAGCAAGGGCTGGACCAGCCGCGTTTCACCCGGGCCACGCCGTGAAATCGCGCACTTTGCGCCGGCGCGCCAAGCCGGGTGTCCGCTTTTCGGACGGAGCCCCTCGGGTGGCCGTCCGGATCGAAGACACTCCGTCGAATCGGGCCGACATTTCGCGTCGAAAAAGCGCGCTGTCCGAAAACCGGACAGCCCTTATTTCTTGTAGAGCCGCGCCCGTCGGATGCCGAGCAGCGCCGCGGCGCGCGTCTTGTTTCCCGCGCATCGGCGCAGGGCCGCCTCGCGGTTTCGCTCGTTGAGGCGATCCTCGTTCATTGGCAGCTCGACCCAGCCTCCGTCGTTCTCGTCGCCCAGCACAGCCGGCAGCTCGCTGGCCTCGATGCGCGCACCGTTCCCCAAGGCGAGGGCGCGCTCGATGGCGTTGCGCAGCTCGCGGACGTTGCCCGGCCACGGGTAGCGCTGCAAGCTTTCCAAGGCCGCCGGCGAGAAGCCTCGTACGCGGCGTCCGCTGCTCTCGGCGAGATCCGTCAACATCCGCGTGGCGAGCAGCGCGATATCGTCGCGGCGTTCACGCAGGGGGGGAATCTCGATTTTGAAGCCGGAGATGCGCGAATACAGATCACCACGAAATGCGCCCGCCGCGATCCTCTCCTCCAAGTCGCGGTGGCTCGTTGCGAGGACACGCGCATCGAGCTCCTTGGCCTCCAGAAGGTGAAGAAGTTGGTCCTGGCTGGCCAGCGGCAATTCGCCAACTCCGTCGAGAAGAAGCGTGCCTCGTTCCGCGGTCTTGAAACCGCTCTCTTTTCCATTTTCGACGATGGCGGCGCAATTCACGATGCGAAGTGGCTCGTTCTTGCGGGGCCCCGATTCGTGAATCAAACGCGCGACGAAGCGCTTTCCAACGCCGACTTCGCCGAGCAATAGCACGGCCGCATCCGAGATGGCGAGCCTCGGAATCGCGTGGGCGATTTCTTCGGCCCCCGCCGACGTTCCCAAGAATGCGCGCGCGCTGCCAATGGCTTGCCGTCGAAAGGTGTCGCTCTCCTCCTGCACCACGCGAAGCTTTGCAATTTGCGCCCAGCGCGCCCCGCAGATGGCGCCTGCGAGGACGAGCAGTTCGCAAAGTGAATCCTTCGCCCCATCGACGGGCGCGCTCGTCGTAAAGGACATCCAACCTGCGGACGCACCGTGCGCGGGGACGAAGATGGTCCCGCCATCCGCTCCTGTCCGCACCTCCAAGACGGCCTCCTGGTCGCGTCCGTTTGGCCATGCCGCTTCCATATCGAGGAATTTCGCATCGTCGCAACCGAGTTGCGTTTTTGCCCAGCCGGCGACCGCCGTCTCGAGTTCTGTGACGGTGTTCGCGCCCCCAATGGCCCGATTCAGCGCAAACACTGCCGCCAACTCGCGAACATCGGCGGTCGGTTTGCTCAGAAGGGAAGGCAGGTGCGGGGTCGTTCCATTGCCGACGCGCGCATACACATCGCGTCCCAGTTCGTGAAGGTGGAAGGGTTGTCGCGACACGACCTATCGCTGAGCACGCGGCGTGCCTCGCCGTAGACGGTCTTGATCGCCCACCGCGCCTCCCAAGCCGGAACGGCCCCTTCCGTCTGCGGAACGAATCCTTCCCCAAGGTCGGGACGGCATGGCTTGACGCTCGCCCGGAGCGTGGCCCATCCTTGGTGGCCCAGAAGGCTCCGATGTCAGTGTTTTCTCGCTCGCAGCGTGCACTCGCACGCATTGGAACGGTGGTCCACAAGTGCCGAATCGAGCGGCTGATCGGCATTGGCGGAATGGCCGCGGTCTATGCGGCGACCCGAGACGATGGCCAGCACGTGGCGATCAAGTTCCTCCTGGAGCGCTTTCACGAAGACGCCAATATGGTGCGGCTCTTCAGCCAAGAGGCCAATGTCGCCAACCAGGTGCAGCATCGCGGTGCCGTGCCGGTGCTCGATTGCAGCGTGGATGAAGAGGGCTGCGCGTTCCTCATCATGCCGCTGCTGGACGGCGAAACGGTGCGTGCGCGATGGGAGCGCTGCGACCAGCGCATGCCGCTGGCCGAGGTCGGTGTGATCGTGTCGGATACGCTCGACGTGCTCGCGAGCGCGCACGCACGTGGCATCGTTCATCGCGATATCAAACCCGATAATCTGTTCATTGTCTCGGACGGAGAGCTGCGCGTTCTCGACTTCGGAATCGCTCGGCGGAGCGATCGCGATGGGAGCGTCACCTTGACCGGTCACATGATCGGTACACCCGCGTTCATGTCACCCGAGCAGGCCATTGGCGATCGCCGAGCCGTCGGGCCTGCGAGCGATGCATGGTCGGTGGGCGCCACGATGTTCACCCTTCTGTCGGGCCAATTCGTGCACGAGACCGAGAGCAGCGCCGGGCAGCTTGCCGCGGCAGCGACCCGTCAGGCCCGTTCACTGGGAGACGTGGCTCCGCATTTGCCGCTTTCGATCGCGCGCTTCGTCGACAAGGCCCTCGCGTTCGATCCCAAGGACCGATGGCCTTCGGCGCATTCGATGCGCGAGGGATTGCACGCGAGCCTGGAAGGCATTCTCAACGAGCCAATGGCGACGATTGCCAGCCGCGTGCATGCGAAGTTCGCAGCCGATTTGGCGCACCAGACCGAGGCGACCTATGCCAAACAGTCGTTGCGGCAGCAGGACCTGAAATCGCATGTGCGGACTCCGGTTCGCCCCTGGATGCGATTCGTTCATTCGGATCTCGAGGTGAGCGCTTACCTGCCGAAGTTCTTCGGCGCCATGACGGGAACGGCGAGCCGTATCCTTGCCGACCACGGACTGGGTCAATTTGCCGACACCGGCTGGTTCGTTCCCGATACGCGTCCCTGGTGGCCCATGGAGCCCTACGTTCTGGTGCTCCACGAATTGATGGACGCGGTGGGTCCCATCAAGGCCATCGATATTGGCAAGCAAAAGGTGCAATACGTCCACCTCCCGCCCGATCTCGGAGTGCACGATATTCACGCGATGATGGCCGCGGTCGATGCCGCATACCATTTGAACCATCGCCGAAACGGTGAGCCTTTGTTCGACATCGCCTCAGGTCGCATGGTCGACATCATTGGCCACTATCATTACCGCGGTCGATTCGATACGGAGCAGTCCATCGCGATGGAGTGCGAAAACCCGTACCCGTGCGAGCTCGATCTGGGCATCCTCCTGGGCTTCGCGCGCCGCTTCGAACCGCGCGCCGTCGTCGAGCATGCTCCAGGGCCTTGCCGCAAAGAAGGCGCCGAAAGCTGCACGTACCACGTCACCTGGTGGTGAGCGATGGAAAGTCTTTGGGCTCCAATACCGGGCCGTCGCACAAAATGAGCGCGTGCTCGATGACCACGCGCAGCTCGCGGACGTTGCCCGGCCACGCGTAACGACGGAGTGCGTCGATGGCTCCCTCGGAGAAGCCGCATGCGCGGCCGGCGCCGCTCGCCGCGAGATCGTCCACGATCTGCCGAGCGATCATGGCGATGTCCTCGGGGCGCTCGCGCAAGGGCGGAATCCTGTGCGTCACGGACGAAATGTGAAAATACAAATCACGACGGAACGACCCTTCGTCGATCAACACGGCGAGGTCGCGCTTCGTCGTGCCGATGATTCGCGCTTGCAATGGGGTCGAGTGTTCCAGTGCGTGAAGCAGTTTTGCCTGATCGGCCAATGGTAAATCGCCAATCTCGTCCAAAACGAGGGTGCCACCCTCCAAGGCATTTTCCAAAATGCCGTCCCTCACGGCGGCGCAATCGACGATTCGCAATGGCTCGTTCTTGCGTGGTCCCGATTCGTGAATGAGGCGCGCGACGAAGCTTTTGCCGGTGCCGCTCTCGCCAAACAAAAGAACGGCATAATCCGAGATCGACAGTTTCGAAATGGCTCGGGCGACCTCGCGCGCGCCGGTCGATACACCGGCGAACGTGCGTGCGGTGCCCTCGACCCTCCGTCGGTAGGTGTCCCGTTCTTCCTCTCGCTCCCGCAGCACGGCCATTTGCGCAAACCGAGATGCACACAGCGCGCCGGCAAGGACGAGCAATCGATGCATCGAGTCTCGGACGCGATCCGCGGATTCGTTCGTCGTAAACACTATCCAGCCGGTTGGTGCTCCGGGGCATGGGACGAGGAGCGCCAATCCGCCATCGCGTGACTCGATAATGGGCTCCTCCGCCATGCTCGCAGAAGGAGGCGGCCTGTCCGCTTCGTTCGCGTCACCCGCCGTGCCAAAGGTCGCGCCCGTGCATGCCAGATGCACGCGCGCCCACCCATCCAATGCCGTTTCCAGCTGCGAATGGCTCTCCACATTCGCGATCGCGCGATTGAGGGCAAACACCGCCGCGAGCCCTCGCGCCTCGGCGGCATCCCCATCGAAAACGGCGGGGAGATTCATCGTTGTCCCGCGGTACGAGACGGGGCCTGCCGCGGCGTCCTCGTCGAGAGCGCGAACGACGACCATTACGGTATCCCCGACGACGATGGCATCGCCGATGCTCACGTCGGCCTCGAGAACCTCCTGCTCGTGAATCAGCAGCGGTGCCGCGCCTTCGCAAGCACGCACGTACACGCCATGTTCGGTGGCGTGAACGTGAAAATGATGCCGCGATACCGTGGCATCCGTGAGCACGAGATGTGCCTCGCGCGAGCGGCC
It includes:
- a CDS encoding sigma 54-interacting transcriptional regulator → MSRQPFHLHELGRDVYARVGNGTTPHLPSLLSKPTADVRELAAVFALNRAIGGANTVTELETAVAGWAKTQLGCDDAKFLDMEAAWPNGRDQEAVLEVRTGADGGTIFVPAHGASAGWMSFTTSAPVDGAKDSLCELLVLAGAICGARWAQIAKLRVVQEESDTFRRQAIGSARAFLGTSAGAEEIAHAIPRLAISDAAVLLLGEVGVGKRFVARLIHESGPRKNEPLRIVNCAAIVENGKESGFKTAERGTLLLDGVGELPLASQDQLLHLLEAKELDARVLATSHRDLEERIAAGAFRGDLYSRISGFKIEIPPLRERRDDIALLATRMLTDLAESSGRRVRGFSPAALESLQRYPWPGNVRELRNAIERALALGNGARIEASELPAVLGDENDGGWVELPMNEDRLNERNREAALRRCAGNKTRAAALLGIRRARLYKK
- a CDS encoding sigma 54-interacting transcriptional regulator translates to MGPSARLVVARGPDAGAQLVVNQHVKIVGRSREAHLVLTDATVSRHHFHVHATEHGVYVRACEGAAPLLIHEQEVLEADVSIGDAIVVGDTVMVVVRALDEDAAAGPVSYRGTTMNLPAVFDGDAAEARGLAAVFALNRAIANVESHSQLETALDGWARVHLACTGATFGTAGDANEADRPPPSASMAEEPIIESRDGGLALLVPCPGAPTGWIVFTTNESADRVRDSMHRLLVLAGALCASRFAQMAVLREREEERDTYRRRVEGTARTFAGVSTGAREVARAISKLSISDYAVLLFGESGTGKSFVARLIHESGPRKNEPLRIVDCAAVRDGILENALEGGTLVLDEIGDLPLADQAKLLHALEHSTPLQARIIGTTKRDLAVLIDEGSFRRDLYFHISSVTHRIPPLRERPEDIAMIARQIVDDLAASGAGRACGFSEGAIDALRRYAWPGNVRELRVVIEHALILCDGPVLEPKDFPSLTTR
- a CDS encoding serine/threonine protein kinase, whose product is MPTPPSRSASSHRALARIGTIVQKCRIERVIGMGGMAVVYAATRDDGVRVAIKFLLEHARDNPDMVRLLRREANVANQVGHPGAVPVLDCNVDEEGCVFLIMPLLEGESVRARWERAAFRMPLMEVGALVSDVLDVLASAHVREIVHCDIKPENLFIASEGDTRVLDFGIARRTDRDGSATATGQMIGTPAFMSPEQVLGTRDKLGPASDCWAVGATIFSLLSGELVHGAEGPSAQIAAVATQRARSIGDVLPSLPPSVVRFIDKALAFEAKDRWPSAREMREAWHAAVEGAFGEPVDDLTMRVRAQFAAELSQEVEATRVNRAPSTEKPKSTIPTSRSSWHRFVHPDIEARARIPQLFGGMTDSANRVLAELGLGQFTEAGWFIPDTRLWWPMDRHVAATHALIEAVGPIKGMDIGKRAEKFVDLPPDPMMHNIYATLEAIDVAYHLNHRRNGEPLFDIESGRMVEGIGHYHYRGKGDTDLSIVMECENPYPCEMDHGIILGFARRFQPLAVVEHVPGRCRKDGADSCVYHVSWW
- a CDS encoding serine/threonine protein kinase translates to MSVFSRSQRALARIGTVVHKCRIERLIGIGGMAAVYAATRDDGQHVAIKFLLERFHEDANMVRLFSQEANVANQVQHRGAVPVLDCSVDEEGCAFLIMPLLDGETVRARWERCDQRMPLAEVGVIVSDTLDVLASAHARGIVHRDIKPDNLFIVSDGELRVLDFGIARRSDRDGSVTLTGHMIGTPAFMSPEQAIGDRRAVGPASDAWSVGATMFTLLSGQFVHETESSAGQLAAAATRQARSLGDVAPHLPLSIARFVDKALAFDPKDRWPSAHSMREGLHASLEGILNEPMATIASRVHAKFAADLAHQTEATYAKQSLRQQDLKSHVRTPVRPWMRFVHSDLEVSAYLPKFFGAMTGTASRILADHGLGQFADTGWFVPDTRPWWPMEPYVLVLHELMDAVGPIKAIDIGKQKVQYVHLPPDLGVHDIHAMMAAVDAAYHLNHRRNGEPLFDIASGRMVDIIGHYHYRGRFDTEQSIAMECENPYPCELDLGILLGFARRFEPRAVVEHAPGPCRKEGAESCTYHVTWW
- a CDS encoding sigma 54-interacting transcriptional regulator codes for the protein MKAGPSARLVVARGPDAGTQAIIHEQVKTVGRSREAHLVLSDRSVSRHHFHVHATQGGAYVRVCDGATPLLVHDREVFEAEVGIGEPIVVGETVIVVAGTSGEAELPSIHDYHGTTINLPALLSGQATDVRGLAAVFALNSAIGGAVSVAELEAALDGWAKGQLGCDDAKILAVNRPPPSAGEVEPVPEAQADRNGTTIFVPTHGAPTGWLAFTTRVPVDQVKDSLRRLLVIAAALCSSRFAQIATLHQVQDERETYRRQAVGSARAFLGASASAEEVVRMIPRLAVSDATVLLLGETGAGKSFVARLIHESGPRKTEPFRALNCAAIPENLIESELFGHSRGAFTGAVASKAGAFEAAERGTLFLDEIGELPLASQAKLLHVLEAKQFERLGSTKSIPMQARILAATNRDLEEMIANGSFRQDLYFRISVIKTTVPSLRERGDDVILLAEQILGDFAASSGRRITGFSPEALEAIRRYPWPGNVRELRNVIEHALVLGDGPVIDVTDFPLVVARAAAVHFEAPRDARATHIELPMNEERLQEMNREAALRSSGGNKTRAAALLGIRRARLYPNKK